The following coding sequences lie in one Alicyclobacillus curvatus genomic window:
- a CDS encoding FAD-binding dehydrogenase, producing the protein MGFDVIVIGAGLAGLVVTAELADAKRKVLLLDQEPIASLGGQAWWSFGGLFLVNSPEQRRLGIKDSRELAWQDWLGSAGFDRGNDEDYWAIRWAEAYVDFAAGEKRAWLHDLGVRFFPVVGWAERGGYLAEGHGNSVPRFHIVWGTGPGIVAPFETRVRQAIQDGFVDYRPRHRVDELVTQNGAVIGVRGSVLTESRAARGEPSSRDVVGDFAFSAPAVVVASGGIGGNHELVRQNWPARLGPAPKTMLSGVPAHVDGRMLGIAEHAGGRIVNRDRMWHYTEGIGNYAPIWPKHGIRILPGPSSLWLDARGRRLAVPNFPGFDTLGTLQTIMETGFDYSWFILTQKVIEKEFALSGSEQNPDLTNKNIGQLLSRLRAGAPGPVQAFMDQGEDFVVARTLPELVAGMNRIAGNDLLSLSEIERQIVARDRELDNRFTKDLQVMAIRDARHYLGDRLIRVAKLHRFLDEASGPLIAVRLRIVSRKTLGGLQTNLSGQVLDASGSPVPGLYAAGEAAGFGGGGVHGYRSLEGTFLGGCMFSGRQVGRTLSGM; encoded by the coding sequence ATGGGATTTGATGTAATTGTCATTGGCGCAGGCCTAGCGGGCCTGGTGGTGACTGCCGAGTTAGCGGATGCGAAGAGAAAGGTTCTCCTGCTCGATCAGGAGCCGATTGCCTCACTCGGAGGGCAGGCCTGGTGGTCATTCGGCGGTTTGTTTCTTGTCAATTCACCGGAGCAGCGACGGCTCGGGATTAAGGACTCTCGTGAGTTAGCGTGGCAGGACTGGTTGGGATCCGCTGGGTTTGACCGCGGGAACGATGAAGACTACTGGGCAATTCGCTGGGCAGAGGCGTATGTGGATTTTGCTGCTGGCGAAAAAAGAGCATGGCTGCATGACCTGGGTGTGCGGTTTTTTCCGGTTGTCGGTTGGGCAGAACGGGGGGGTTACCTCGCTGAAGGGCACGGAAACTCGGTCCCGAGGTTTCACATCGTTTGGGGCACGGGGCCAGGGATTGTGGCACCATTTGAAACCCGCGTCCGCCAAGCCATTCAAGACGGGTTCGTGGACTACAGACCGCGACACAGAGTCGATGAACTTGTGACGCAAAATGGCGCGGTCATTGGAGTCCGCGGGTCTGTCCTGACAGAGAGTCGTGCGGCGAGAGGCGAGCCGAGTTCGCGCGATGTAGTCGGCGACTTTGCGTTCTCCGCTCCTGCTGTGGTTGTCGCTAGCGGCGGCATCGGCGGCAATCATGAACTTGTCCGGCAAAACTGGCCAGCGCGTTTGGGGCCCGCGCCAAAGACCATGCTTTCGGGTGTGCCCGCCCACGTGGACGGACGAATGCTCGGCATTGCCGAGCACGCGGGTGGGAGAATCGTGAATCGGGACAGGATGTGGCATTACACCGAGGGCATTGGAAACTATGCCCCAATCTGGCCCAAGCACGGCATTCGAATCCTGCCTGGTCCCTCATCTTTGTGGCTAGACGCACGTGGACGGCGTTTGGCGGTACCAAACTTCCCCGGGTTTGATACGCTCGGAACGCTGCAAACCATTATGGAAACAGGATTTGACTACTCTTGGTTCATTTTGACTCAAAAGGTGATTGAGAAGGAATTTGCCTTGTCTGGTTCAGAGCAAAATCCAGACCTTACCAACAAAAATATCGGGCAATTACTTTCACGGCTGCGTGCAGGGGCACCAGGACCCGTGCAGGCATTCATGGATCAAGGTGAAGATTTTGTTGTTGCGCGCACACTCCCGGAACTTGTGGCGGGAATGAATCGAATTGCGGGGAATGACTTACTTTCCCTGTCAGAAATCGAACGGCAAATTGTAGCAAGGGACCGAGAGCTGGACAATCGCTTTACGAAAGACTTGCAAGTCATGGCCATTCGGGACGCGCGTCACTATCTTGGTGACAGATTGATTCGTGTAGCAAAACTGCATCGTTTCCTTGATGAAGCGAGTGGACCGTTGATTGCAGTCCGATTGCGCATTGTCAGTCGCAAGACGCTGGGGGGCTTGCAGACCAATTTGTCTGGTCAGGTACTTGATGCGTCTGGAAGTCCCGTGCCGGGTCTGTATGCTGCCGGTGAGGCAGCAGGTTTTGGCGGTGGCGGTGTCCACGGTTACCGTTCCCTTGAAGGGACGTTTCTCGGCGGTTGTATGTTTTCCGGGAGGCAAGTCGGCCGGACACTTTCTGGAATGTAA
- a CDS encoding MFS transporter, translating into MSYLERGRPDYLRATLSLFAGAFVTFAILYTTQPILPDLSRQFHVSPTAASLSVSAATGALAISMIFVSGLSDIWGRKRLMSASLVLSAILAIVVSVSPSLLALIALRAVQGVALAGFPSIAMAYVNEEFQPASAGGAMGLYVSGTSIGGMVGRMITGALTDAFSWRVAVLILGILSLLIAVAFWVFLPRPSNFSPRRLSTRQQFERLGTALGKPALLGVYGLGFLLMGGFVTTYNYVSYDLMGSPYQLSQTWVGMIFLVYLTGTVSSALMGRVADSMGRATSVQISVAVSVMGIAVTLAEGLVWKIIGLALFTVGFFGGHAVASSWVGRLAPKTRAQASSLYLLFYYTGSSVVGAVGGGFWSQYHWPGVVTLVGGLFVLAFALSGWIGHAAAPWE; encoded by the coding sequence ATGAGCTATCTAGAACGCGGGCGGCCAGACTACTTGCGTGCCACTCTATCTCTGTTTGCCGGAGCGTTTGTTACCTTTGCAATTCTTTACACGACGCAGCCCATACTCCCAGATTTATCGCGACAGTTTCACGTCAGTCCAACGGCTGCCAGCCTGTCGGTATCTGCTGCAACAGGAGCTCTCGCCATATCGATGATTTTTGTTTCAGGTCTGTCCGACATCTGGGGGCGAAAGCGGTTGATGAGTGCGTCATTGGTGCTGTCCGCAATCCTTGCCATTGTCGTCTCGGTATCTCCTTCTCTTCTTGCGTTGATTGCGCTGCGCGCTGTTCAAGGCGTCGCTCTTGCAGGTTTTCCATCGATAGCGATGGCCTACGTCAACGAAGAGTTTCAGCCTGCGAGTGCAGGGGGTGCTATGGGACTGTATGTGAGTGGAACGTCAATTGGCGGCATGGTGGGGAGAATGATTACGGGAGCCCTGACGGACGCGTTTTCCTGGCGCGTCGCGGTGCTTATTCTCGGCATCCTCAGCCTGTTGATTGCTGTCGCCTTTTGGGTGTTTCTGCCTCGTCCGAGCAACTTTTCTCCGCGTCGACTGAGCACTCGCCAGCAGTTTGAGCGACTCGGGACTGCGCTCGGTAAGCCAGCATTGCTCGGTGTGTACGGTCTTGGATTTCTTTTGATGGGTGGTTTTGTGACGACTTACAACTATGTCAGTTACGACCTGATGGGGTCGCCTTATCAACTGAGTCAGACGTGGGTGGGCATGATTTTCCTCGTCTATCTGACTGGAACCGTGAGTTCGGCCTTGATGGGGCGCGTCGCTGATTCGATGGGCCGAGCGACGTCTGTCCAGATTTCTGTGGCCGTCTCTGTGATGGGCATCGCCGTCACGCTGGCTGAGGGCTTGGTGTGGAAAATCATCGGGCTTGCGCTGTTTACCGTCGGTTTTTTTGGCGGACATGCCGTTGCGAGCAGTTGGGTAGGGAGATTGGCTCCCAAGACACGTGCTCAGGCATCGTCGTTGTATTTGTTGTTTTACTACACCGGATCGAGTGTCGTCGGTGCAGTTGGCGGCGGCTTCTGGAGCCAGTATCACTGGCCGGGGGTCGTGACATTGGTTGGTGGGCTGTTCGTGCTGGCATTCGCCCTGTCCGGGTGGATTGGTCACGCTGCTGCGCCGTGGGAGTAA
- a CDS encoding ABC transporter permease: MMTIAVMTWIEILRKRVLIVTIALTLLFLGLFTYAVHSMASGLATFAAGAGMGLMNNFLHGALFLAIGMYAASFTVAYLAIFSAAGTISTEIENGLLLAILPRPLARWRVYVGKFIGYAFWGLLYGAVMYWSVVVIVKMNLPFPASVTSLLRGFAVFEGIPLILVTLSMLASLYLPTLGAGISVSLLFGVGLIGGVLQRMNFGTGPATSLDQVGLITSLMVPSNALYYRMVYELMGGSNSPVNLTQLNGQLGPFGGGAAPSNAFLVYAAVYICVLVVFSAYHFTRKDI, translated from the coding sequence ATGATGACGATTGCTGTCATGACTTGGATAGAAATTTTGCGTAAGCGGGTCTTAATTGTCACAATTGCATTGACGTTGCTTTTCCTTGGGTTGTTCACCTATGCGGTTCACTCGATGGCGAGCGGGCTTGCCACGTTCGCTGCTGGGGCTGGAATGGGTTTGATGAACAACTTTTTACACGGAGCGCTTTTTCTCGCAATTGGCATGTATGCAGCCAGTTTTACAGTGGCTTATCTCGCTATCTTTTCGGCTGCAGGAACCATCTCCACTGAAATTGAGAATGGACTGTTGCTGGCGATTCTACCGCGTCCACTCGCAAGGTGGCGCGTGTACGTGGGCAAATTTATCGGCTACGCGTTTTGGGGACTCTTGTACGGTGCAGTCATGTACTGGAGTGTCGTTGTCATCGTAAAGATGAACCTGCCATTCCCCGCCTCCGTTACCTCGTTACTGCGGGGCTTTGCTGTTTTTGAAGGAATTCCGCTGATACTGGTTACTTTGTCCATGCTCGCTTCACTGTATTTGCCAACGCTTGGAGCAGGTATTTCGGTGTCACTGTTGTTTGGCGTTGGGCTGATTGGCGGTGTTCTCCAGCGGATGAATTTTGGCACCGGTCCAGCAACTTCGCTGGACCAGGTCGGTCTCATTACAAGCCTTATGGTGCCCTCGAACGCATTGTATTATCGAATGGTCTACGAATTGATGGGTGGCAGTAATTCACCGGTTAATCTGACTCAGTTGAACGGTCAACTTGGCCCATTTGGCGGCGGTGCCGCGCCAAGTAATGCATTCTTGGTGTACGCGGCTGTGTACATCTGCGTTTTGGTCGTGTTCTCAGCGTATCACTTCACACGCAAGGACATCTAG
- a CDS encoding ABC transporter ATP-binding protein — protein sequence MEVTFAIETHGLTKEFRGGRGVRDVHLKIEQGQVFGFLGPNGAGKSTFVKMLVGLLHPTSGEAHVLGLPAGDVRVRRRIGYLPELFRYQEWLSAEEVLRFHARLCKLDAQYAKDRVRTVLEDVGLSGREHERVRHYSKGMQQRLGIACTLLPEPEVLFLDEPASALDPGGRHEVRELLTHLAANGMTVFLNTHLLEDVESICSDVALLIDGTIRARGSVDEILHPEPLWDFTVEGWTPQVLQDLSGVLEYGLGLTVKKEDGTGFAVIEVKAANKEQVAWLNDELVRSGVSVYAIEPRTNRLESWFLARTEARGGNGR from the coding sequence ATCGAAGTGACGTTTGCGATTGAGACGCACGGCTTGACAAAGGAGTTTCGAGGCGGACGTGGAGTTCGGGACGTTCACCTCAAGATTGAGCAGGGCCAGGTCTTTGGCTTTCTCGGTCCGAACGGAGCCGGAAAAAGCACATTTGTCAAAATGCTGGTTGGATTATTGCATCCGACTTCTGGGGAGGCCCATGTTCTGGGCCTCCCTGCGGGGGATGTACGGGTACGTAGACGCATCGGATATTTGCCTGAGTTGTTTCGTTACCAAGAATGGCTGTCTGCAGAGGAAGTGCTGCGGTTCCATGCCCGGTTGTGCAAATTGGACGCTCAGTATGCGAAAGACCGTGTACGTACTGTCTTAGAGGACGTAGGACTAAGTGGTCGCGAACACGAGAGAGTCCGTCACTACTCGAAAGGGATGCAGCAAAGGCTTGGTATCGCATGTACGCTGTTGCCAGAGCCGGAGGTCCTATTCTTGGATGAACCAGCTTCCGCCCTCGACCCGGGCGGCAGGCACGAGGTTCGCGAATTGCTCACGCATCTCGCAGCCAACGGGATGACGGTGTTTTTGAATACGCATCTCCTCGAAGACGTCGAAAGCATATGCTCGGACGTCGCTTTGCTGATTGACGGGACAATTCGTGCACGGGGCTCAGTGGATGAAATATTGCACCCTGAACCGCTATGGGATTTCACCGTTGAAGGCTGGACTCCGCAAGTATTACAGGACCTGTCAGGCGTTTTAGAGTATGGCCTGGGTCTGACTGTCAAGAAGGAAGACGGGACAGGTTTTGCAGTCATCGAAGTCAAAGCTGCCAACAAAGAACAGGTCGCTTGGCTTAACGATGAACTCGTGCGAAGTGGTGTCTCCGTCTATGCCATCGAACCGCGGACCAATCGACTTGAGTCATGGTTCTTGGCCCGCACTGAAGCTAGAGGTGGTAACGGCAGATGA
- a CDS encoding DUF2294 family protein, whose product MSTPSERTTRQNSNQQIGNYIGKLLRDTFGKGPESVYVAASQTCFVVYLRNFMSPMEKILIEHEQEATVFEMRAKLMESLFPEIRAYVRITTGIQLREFYCDWNFTNQSGVLVGVSQEAMPSDEPAEDYVGKSEIEQEVIRISAQAERAPDEITSFALNHRTLVVVRAGILVRIEKEFIRHGQESLLRRVKATLEKSHLETNEHFEEFLKRRIVDIFVDWDFDRDKSVIVMILGNKR is encoded by the coding sequence ATGAGTACACCGTCGGAGCGAACGACTCGACAGAATAGCAATCAGCAGATTGGAAACTACATTGGCAAGCTTTTGCGCGATACCTTTGGCAAAGGTCCTGAGTCGGTGTACGTCGCTGCGTCGCAGACATGTTTTGTGGTGTATTTGAGAAATTTCATGTCTCCGATGGAGAAGATTCTCATTGAGCATGAGCAGGAAGCGACAGTCTTCGAGATGCGCGCAAAATTGATGGAGTCACTGTTTCCTGAAATCAGGGCGTATGTTCGGATTACGACCGGTATCCAACTGCGCGAGTTCTACTGTGACTGGAATTTCACCAATCAGTCAGGAGTCTTGGTTGGAGTGAGTCAGGAGGCGATGCCTTCTGACGAACCTGCAGAGGACTACGTCGGGAAAAGCGAGATAGAGCAAGAGGTGATTCGTATCAGTGCACAGGCAGAGAGGGCACCTGACGAAATCACTTCGTTTGCACTCAATCACAGGACTTTGGTTGTTGTGCGAGCCGGCATTCTCGTTCGTATCGAGAAGGAGTTCATCCGACACGGCCAAGAGTCATTGCTGCGGCGCGTGAAGGCGACATTGGAGAAAAGCCATTTAGAAACCAATGAGCACTTCGAAGAGTTTCTCAAACGGCGAATTGTTGACATCTTTGTGGACTGGGACTTTGACAGGGATAAGAGTGTCATCGTTATGATCCTCGGAAACAAGCGGTAA
- a CDS encoding sigma-70 family RNA polymerase sigma factor: MGQELPERFQTVFREHYPSVLYKLVHLVKDRMVAEDLAQEAFLRLYRQPPDDIRSVGAWLHRVATRIAYDYMRQKSAIKRTEERELSVNRVEAAGPPSDVVVMRNYDREAVKRVLQQLSERDRQVLLLRYSGYTYAEIADIIGVNAEIVGTILRRALGRFKRRYHGQEGTSDEGTWIQGQHLV; the protein is encoded by the coding sequence TTGGGGCAAGAGTTGCCAGAACGGTTCCAAACCGTTTTTCGCGAGCACTACCCGTCCGTGTTATACAAGCTGGTACACCTCGTTAAAGACCGTATGGTTGCAGAAGATCTGGCTCAGGAAGCGTTTCTACGGCTGTATCGGCAGCCGCCGGATGATATTCGGTCAGTGGGTGCCTGGTTGCACCGGGTGGCGACGCGCATTGCCTACGACTATATGCGGCAAAAGTCAGCCATCAAACGAACGGAGGAGCGGGAGCTCTCCGTAAACCGTGTGGAGGCAGCTGGACCGCCGAGCGATGTAGTGGTGATGAGGAACTATGACCGCGAGGCTGTTAAAAGGGTGCTACAGCAACTTTCAGAGCGCGACAGGCAGGTTCTGTTGCTTCGCTACTCCGGCTACACATATGCGGAAATCGCGGACATCATTGGGGTGAATGCGGAAATTGTCGGGACAATCCTGCGGCGAGCACTGGGTCGCTTCAAGCGACGATACCATGGACAGGAGGGAACGTCAGATGAAGGAACATGGATACAAGGACAACATCTCGTTTGA
- the glnA gene encoding type I glutamate--ammonia ligase: MKQNNVEMVDFRIVDVPGRQHHVTIPAVEVDEEVLESGIAFDGSSIQGFRGIEESDMVMRPVLETAFIDPFMAVPTLSLSCSVYEPNGTRYDRDPRFIAEKAETYLHQSGVASAAYFGPELEFFIFDDVRFDATNRGAFYQVDSEEAMWNTGSGEKNLGYKVKNKGGYFPVPPVDSQQDIRTEMVKELMNAGIRVERHHHEVATAGQAEINFRFSTLTRTADNVMTYKYIIRNVAHKHGKSVTFMPKPVFGDNGSGMHVHQSLFNGDVPLFYEEGKYANLSDMALYYIGGILEHAPALLAFATPSTNSFKRLVPGFEAPVNLVFSKGNRSAAIRVPVAAVSPKTARIEFRTPDCTANPYLAFAAMLMAGLDGIKRKIDPRALGYGPLDKNIYELPAEEKSQIRSVPGSLEEVLSALESDYEFLLDGGVFTKDFIKTWIDFKRTNEVAALNLRPHPLEFQMYYDL, translated from the coding sequence ATGAAACAAAACAACGTTGAAATGGTAGATTTTCGAATTGTGGACGTTCCAGGCCGTCAGCATCACGTGACGATTCCTGCCGTGGAAGTCGATGAAGAAGTCCTCGAAAGTGGCATTGCTTTTGATGGCTCGAGCATTCAAGGCTTTCGTGGCATTGAAGAAAGCGACATGGTCATGCGCCCTGTGCTCGAAACTGCATTTATCGATCCGTTCATGGCTGTGCCAACTCTATCACTTAGTTGCAGCGTATACGAGCCAAACGGAACTCGTTACGACAGGGACCCGCGCTTTATTGCCGAGAAGGCTGAAACATATTTGCACCAAAGCGGCGTAGCAAGTGCTGCATATTTTGGTCCGGAGCTTGAATTCTTCATTTTTGATGACGTCAGGTTTGACGCAACCAATCGCGGTGCATTTTACCAGGTGGATTCGGAAGAAGCCATGTGGAACACCGGATCGGGTGAGAAAAACCTCGGTTACAAAGTGAAAAACAAGGGCGGTTACTTCCCAGTTCCGCCTGTAGACTCACAACAGGATATTCGCACGGAAATGGTTAAAGAGCTCATGAACGCGGGCATTCGCGTGGAGCGCCACCACCATGAAGTGGCAACTGCCGGTCAGGCAGAGATTAACTTTCGCTTTAGTACGTTAACAAGGACCGCAGACAATGTGATGACGTACAAATACATCATTCGCAACGTTGCGCACAAACACGGCAAAAGCGTAACGTTTATGCCAAAGCCGGTGTTTGGCGACAACGGATCGGGGATGCATGTACACCAGAGCCTGTTTAACGGTGACGTGCCGCTGTTCTACGAAGAAGGCAAGTATGCGAACCTCAGTGACATGGCACTCTACTATATCGGTGGTATTCTCGAGCACGCGCCGGCTCTCCTGGCTTTTGCTACCCCGAGCACGAACTCGTTTAAGCGGCTAGTGCCAGGCTTTGAAGCGCCGGTGAACCTGGTCTTCTCGAAGGGCAACCGCAGTGCCGCGATTCGTGTGCCAGTAGCAGCCGTTTCTCCGAAAACGGCTCGAATCGAGTTCCGGACACCGGATTGCACGGCAAATCCATACTTAGCATTCGCGGCCATGCTGATGGCAGGCCTCGACGGTATCAAGCGTAAGATTGACCCACGGGCACTCGGTTATGGCCCACTCGACAAGAACATTTATGAACTACCGGCAGAGGAGAAGTCACAGATTCGCAGTGTGCCGGGGTCGCTTGAGGAAGTGCTGTCGGCGCTTGAGTCTGATTATGAATTTCTACTCGATGGCGGGGTCTTCACGAAAGACTTTATCAAGACCTGGATTGACTTCAAACGTACCAACGAAGTCGCTGCTCTGAATCTGCGTCCGCATCCGCTTGAGTTCCAAATGTACTACGACCTGTAA
- a CDS encoding bifunctional 5,10-methylenetetrahydrofolate dehydrogenase/5,10-methenyltetrahydrofolate cyclohydrolase yields MSLWLRGKEVAEQMKSSITDEVGYLEEQGIHPKVVTILVEGDAASAYYAKSKAKIARQLGIEYEIYRFKPSVSAEVLVSTIHRLNRDSSVHGIMIELPLPPHIDTASVTCAVSPYKDVDGLTTVNRQANITGEQGLYPATPLAAVRLLKSYGFTPSGQHVALVGFGQTVGQPLFHLLVRENATVTVCHVGTPDVSRHTLAADIIFVAVGKAGLITPDMVHERHIIVDAGINEVEGTGIVGDVDPIVGETVHALSPTPGGVGTVTTVQLFDNVLRAIHWQEQLGVLEKTAVEMA; encoded by the coding sequence GTGAGCCTTTGGTTGCGCGGTAAAGAGGTCGCAGAACAGATGAAGTCTTCCATCACCGATGAGGTCGGTTATCTCGAAGAACAAGGGATCCATCCGAAAGTTGTAACCATCTTAGTTGAAGGCGATGCGGCGTCGGCATACTATGCCAAATCGAAAGCGAAGATTGCACGCCAGCTCGGAATCGAATACGAGATTTATCGCTTTAAGCCGTCGGTTTCTGCAGAGGTTCTGGTATCCACCATTCACCGCCTAAACCGTGACTCCTCTGTACATGGTATCATGATTGAATTGCCTTTGCCGCCGCACATCGACACGGCCTCTGTGACGTGTGCGGTGAGTCCATACAAAGACGTTGATGGTCTCACGACCGTCAATCGACAGGCAAACATCACGGGCGAGCAGGGGCTCTATCCAGCGACGCCGCTTGCAGCTGTTCGCCTCCTGAAATCGTACGGTTTTACGCCTTCTGGACAGCACGTTGCTTTGGTTGGCTTTGGGCAAACGGTCGGTCAACCGCTGTTTCATCTGCTGGTGAGAGAGAACGCGACGGTAACAGTCTGTCACGTTGGGACGCCGGACGTGTCAAGACACACACTCGCAGCGGACATCATCTTTGTGGCGGTCGGCAAAGCGGGACTCATTACTCCGGATATGGTCCATGAGCGCCATATCATTGTGGACGCAGGAATCAATGAGGTCGAAGGGACCGGTATCGTCGGGGATGTCGATCCGATCGTTGGCGAGACAGTGCACGCGTTGTCACCCACCCCGGGTGGCGTGGGGACGGTCACCACGGTACAGCTGTTTGACAATGTCCTTCGGGCTATTCACTGGCAGGAACAACTTGGTGTGCTGGAGAAGACCGCGGTTGAAATGGCTTGA
- a CDS encoding amidase, which translates to MGSLIQQVDGLGLANLVKSKQVTARELVELAIHEIERLNPSLNAVVHKMYEQAIQQAESLTPEGDFAGVPMLLKDMYQEVKGEPMTYGSRLYETHRAATDSFYAGQLKKAGLIFLGYTNVPEFALMAVTEPKHRGPTLNPWNRTVTPGGSSGGAAAAVAAGMVPLAGASDGGGSIRIPAAYCGLFGLKPTRGRTPVGPQASRHWQGASVSHVLTKTVRDSAAILDNLVMEEKARTFLAPPFAGRYLDSLQTPLKKPLTIAYSVDSPLGTEVDAECRDAVMQTVRVLENMGHHVIEKTAPVDGRAIAKSYITMYFAEIGAELLAVESLLGRRARWQDVEPTTWLLGVLGKFTSAAEFVLSLREWDKAAVQMEEFHETYDLYVTPTTAMGPARIGELDLKSSERALIRTVDMFGIAKFLRKVGLVDTLIETSLKRTPFTQLANLTGQPAMSVPMYTTKAGLPLGVQMMAARGQEDLLLRVAALLEQSSQWIDVSRQGPAVND; encoded by the coding sequence GTGGGGTCATTGATTCAACAGGTCGACGGTTTGGGTCTTGCGAACCTTGTGAAAAGCAAACAGGTGACAGCCCGGGAACTCGTGGAGCTTGCCATTCACGAGATTGAGAGGTTAAATCCGAGTTTAAATGCGGTCGTCCATAAGATGTATGAACAAGCGATTCAACAGGCGGAATCGCTCACGCCTGAGGGGGATTTTGCAGGCGTTCCGATGCTCCTCAAAGACATGTACCAAGAAGTGAAAGGTGAGCCGATGACCTATGGTTCTCGGCTGTATGAGACCCATCGCGCGGCAACAGATTCGTTTTACGCAGGGCAGTTGAAAAAAGCGGGACTCATTTTCCTCGGCTACACGAACGTGCCTGAGTTTGCATTGATGGCGGTGACGGAGCCCAAACATCGCGGTCCAACTTTAAATCCTTGGAACAGGACTGTGACGCCAGGTGGGTCAAGCGGCGGGGCAGCCGCCGCGGTTGCAGCAGGTATGGTACCGCTGGCGGGGGCGAGTGACGGCGGCGGATCCATTCGCATCCCCGCCGCATACTGCGGACTCTTTGGACTAAAGCCAACACGTGGTCGCACTCCCGTTGGTCCCCAGGCAAGCCGTCACTGGCAAGGGGCGTCGGTGAGTCATGTCCTCACAAAGACGGTCCGCGACAGTGCAGCGATACTCGATAACCTTGTGATGGAAGAAAAAGCCCGCACCTTCTTGGCTCCGCCGTTTGCAGGTCGCTATCTTGACAGCCTGCAGACTCCCTTAAAGAAACCGCTCACTATCGCCTACTCGGTGGATTCACCGCTTGGCACTGAGGTGGACGCGGAGTGTCGGGATGCCGTCATGCAGACCGTGCGGGTTCTCGAGAATATGGGTCATCATGTGATTGAGAAAACGGCACCTGTGGATGGACGGGCCATTGCCAAAAGTTACATTACCATGTACTTTGCTGAAATTGGAGCAGAGCTACTGGCCGTGGAGTCTTTGCTCGGGCGAAGAGCGAGATGGCAAGACGTAGAACCGACGACGTGGCTGCTTGGCGTTCTTGGAAAGTTTACGTCTGCAGCTGAGTTTGTGCTCAGCTTGCGTGAATGGGACAAAGCTGCAGTACAAATGGAAGAGTTTCACGAGACATACGACTTGTACGTCACACCGACCACGGCGATGGGCCCTGCCCGTATCGGCGAGCTTGACTTGAAGTCTTCCGAAAGAGCGCTGATTCGTACCGTAGATATGTTCGGGATTGCAAAGTTCCTGCGAAAAGTCGGTCTCGTCGATACGTTGATAGAGACAAGCCTGAAGCGAACACCGTTCACGCAACTTGCCAATTTGACAGGACAACCAGCCATGTCTGTGCCAATGTATACGACCAAGGCAGGGCTGCCCCTTGGTGTTCAAATGATGGCGGCGCGCGGTCAGGAAGACCTGTTACTGCGGGTTGCCGCACTCCTGGAACAATCGTCGCAGTGGATTGACGTGAGCAGACAAGGGCCCGCGGTAAACGACTGA